DNA from Halorarum salinum:
TTCGTGGAGGTACTTCTGGATGACCGGGTCCTCCAGGAGATCCTCAAAAGCCATTGTCGATGCTCCGGCGCGAATTCGTTTAAAAGCACCGGATGCCGCGGTCGCGCCGACGAGGCGTTATGGCCCGTGCCACCGTCTCCCCTGCGTATGGGTATCGCACCGCCGACGGTGCCCGCGGACCGTCTCGAGTCGGAGGGCTGGCGGGTGGCGGACCGCGCCGAGGGGACCGCGTTCGACGTCGGCGTCGTCGCGGTGGGGACACACGCCGTCGTCTACGAGGACGCCCGCCTCCGTGAGGCGATCCGCGCGGAAACGGGAATCGACGGGACGTGGCGGTTCTTCCTCGCCTCGCGGGTCTCGTTCGCCGGTCCGGTTCCGAACTCGCGTCTCCTCGGGCGGTTCGTCGCCGACCGGGCACACGAGGGGTTCCGGGACGCCCTCCTCGAGCGGGGGTTCTCGAACCTCCGGACCACGGAACAGCGACGGATCAGCTTCGACGAGGCCGACGGAACTCCCGCCGGCATCGGCGTCGACGAGACCGTCGGTGCCGACGACGGCGACGGGTCGGAGCCGGCGGAACCGGTCGGCTACGACGCCGACTGCGTGCTCGATGCGGTGCGACTCCGGACCCGCGCGCTGGCCGCGGTTCGCGGGACCGACGACGGACGCCTCCTCGTCGGCGGCGCCTACCCGACGGACGTGCGCGAGGCGCCCGACCCGGAGGTGCGGGAACGGCTCCGCGAGCACGTCGACCCCGAACGGTTCGAGGCGGATCTGCTCGCGCTCATTCGGGCGACCGGCTGACGTCGAGTCGGTCGCGGGCCGCCGACACGAGCGCGGCGCCGTCCATCGACGCGAGTTCCTCCTCCGCGAGCGAGAGCTGCTGGCGCGGCCGGCCGACCCCCGCGGGAACCCGCTTCGTCTCCACGAGCCCCGCCTTCGACAGTCGCTCCTTCGCCCGCGCGATCTCCGTCCTGCTGGAGAAGCCGATCTCGCGGGCCCACTCGCCGAGTTCGATGGAGAACAGTTCGTGTCGAGCCCCGACGAGCGTACAGGCGGTGATCGCGTCGAACGGGCCGTCCTCGTTGATCGGGTCCTCCCCCTCGAGGATCGCCGAGAGGGTGCCGGCCGCGTCGGGCCAGCGGTCGCCGAAGCTCTCCAGCAGCGCAGTCCGGCCGGGCACGTCGGGGGCGTAGGTCGTCGCGTGTTCCCAACGGGCGTCGAACGTCTCGCGGAACGCGGCGATCGCCCCGGCGTCCTCGGTCGAAAGCGAACTCAGCCGGTTGTCGGTCCGTACGTGGACCCAGATGCGCTCCTCACCCAGCGTCAGGCTCGCGCCCGGGTCGGGGTCGGTCCGAACCGCGAGCCGCCCCTCCGCGACGGCGTCGGCGGCCGCGGTCGCCGCGCGGAACTCGCCGAACAGCCCTCCGGCGTGGTCGGGCGGGAGGAGGAGCCTGGCGCTGCCGTCCGTCGAGTGGACCGCGAGCGCGACGGCACGGGCGAGACTGGGCGAGGGGGACACGAACAGCGGGTCCCGGGCCTCGGCGACGAGCGTCTTCGCGACGGAGGGCGTCGCGTCGAGCGGGCGAGCCGACATGCACGCCCATGGTCAATCCACTGACTTCAAAGTTGACTAATCGTTTCGCCCGAACGTAAGATACCCCGTGTGGCCGACTCCGGCCGTGCTCGGGCGGGTTCCGCGCTCGTCGACGTGGAGTTCGCGCTGGATGGTCTCCAGCGTCTCGACGTCGAGCAGGCCGGCCTCGCGTGCGGTCTCCTCCGCACGCCGGGCGTCCTCCACGAACGGCGCGTAGACGGCGCAGTAGCCGCCGCTGGCGAGCAGGTCGGGCGCGCGCTCGACGACGGCGGCGGCGTCCCCCGTGTCGAGCGTCAGGAGGTCGAACGCGCCCCCGGCGAACCCGTCGAGTTCCTCCACCACGTCGCCGGTACGGACCTCGACCCGCTCGCCGACGCCGGCGAGCGCCATGTTCCCCCTGGCGACCTCGGCGAACTCGGGGTCGCGTTCGTAGGTCGTCACGTCGGCCCCGAGCCGACCGAGGTACGCGGCGAGCACCCCCGTGCCGGTGCCGGCGTCGAGCACGAGGTCGCCCGACTGTGCGCCCGTGTGGCCGATCACGAGCCCGACGTCCCGGGGCATCATCGGCGCGCCCGTGCGCTCGAAGTGGGCGAACAGGTCCGGACCGCGGAGGCTCCGGACGCGAAACGTCTCGCCGAGATGCGTCTCGATCGTCTCGCCGGGCGCCGGGTCGTCGGGAACGGTCAGGACGCCGAGGTCCGTCTGGAGCTCCTCGCCGGGCGCCCGGAGGTACTCCCGGTCCGAGTCCGTGTGAACGAGGAGGACGGCGGCGTCGCTCACTCCAGCCGGGAGATGGCAGCCGCGAGATCGCCGTTCTCGGCTTCGAGTGCCTCGCGCGCGTCGTCGGTGCTCACGCCGGCCCGCTGGGCGACGATCTCCACGTCGTCCGCGGGGACCTCCGGGGCGCCCTCGTCGTCCCCGGCCGACTCGTCGGCGTCCGCGTCGCCGCCCTCGCCGCGTCCGCGCGTCTCGGGGGAGCCGACCACCTGGTAGGTCTGCTGGCCCTGGGCGTCCATGCGGGTGACCTCCGCGTCGGAGAACACGAGGTCCTCGTCGGCGGTCCTGATGACGACCTCCTCGGCGTCGATCTCGGTCACGTCGATCCCCATCTGCTTCATCATCTGTTCCATCTTCCGCGGGTTCATGCCGCCGCCTCCGAACATGCCTGACTCGTCGGGGTGGCGGAGCAAAAGCGTGGCGACGTCCCTCGGGGCCGTGAACGGTTCACACGGGCCCGCGCCCGGCCCGTCGTCGGTTGGACGGCCGGTCACCCGCCCGTTTCTTGGCGAGCGCCGTCGTGCGGTCGACCATGCAACTGGCCGAACGGACGTGGCCGGAGCTGGGCGAGTACGTCGCGGAGGAGTCGGTCGCGGTCGTGCCGCTCGGCTCGACCGAGCAACACGGCCCGCACCTCCCGCTGGCGACCGACCACCTCATCGCGGAGGCGCTGGCGAGCGAGGCGGCCGACCGCGCCGGCTTCCTCCGTACGCCGCCGGTCCGCATCGGCGTCTCGGAGCACCACCGGCAGTTCCACGGGACGATGTGGGTCGACCCGGGGGCGTTCCGTGACTACGTGGAGAGCCTCACGCGGAACCTCACCTACCACGGCGTCGACCGGGTGGTGTACGTGAACGCCCACGGCGGCAACGTCCAGCACCTCCGCGAGGTGGGCCGGCGGCTCAGGCGCGACCGGACGGCCTACGCGATCGAGTGGATGTGGGACGAGTCCATCCCCGACCTGGTGTTCGACTCGTTCGCGCACAACGGTCCGCACGGCGGCCCGAAGGAGACGGCGATGATCCAGCACATCGCGCCCGAACTGGTCCGGGAGGGGAAGCTGGCGTCGGCGCGGGACGGCGGCGTCGTCGACCTCTCGGCGGCCCCGACACAGCAGTTCGGCGCGCGGACGTACTACGACAGCGCCGACAACTCCCCGAACGGCGTCTTCGGCGACCAGACGGAGGCGACGGCGGAGATCGGCGCTGAACTGTTCGAGGCGGCGACCGAACAGCTCGTCAACCTGTTGGAGTGGCTCGACGGGCAGCCGTTCGAGGACCTCATGCCGAAGCCCCACGTCGACCCGCAGCCGGGAAGCGGTCGCTCGACGTCGAGGTGATGGCTGACGGGCGGCGTCGACGGCCCGCGGGATCGACCGTCGGAACCGGCCGACGATCGCGGGCGACTCGTCCGTCCGACGTGACGCCGCACACCCGCGGACGTCGGACGGCGGTTCTCAGCGCACGCCGGCCGTGGTCCCGCCCTCGTATTTGAACCTCGGCGTCGGTCGCCCCGACCCGGCGGTCGGTTCCCCTCGGTGGTCTCCGCTCGGCGGCCCCTGCCCCGTTCACTCCGTGACCTTCGTGGTGACGGCGAGCCCCGACCCCACCGGGAGGACGACCGTCTCGTACTCGGACGCGCCACAGACCGCGTCGAGGTAGCAGGCGATGCCGCGCGAGTCCTCGTCGTCCACGTCGATGGCGTGGGGCTCCCCTTCGAGGTGCGCGAGCAGCGCGTCGAAGTCCACCGGGCCGTACATGACGTTGTCCGCCACGACGACTCCCCCGTCCGCGAGTTTCGGCGCGGCGGCCTCGAACGCCTCCTCGTAGCGCTCCTTCTGGTGGTCGACGAGCACGACGTCGAACGGGCCGTCGTAGCGCTCGACCGCCTCGAGGGCATCGCCGCGTTCGAACCGACAGCGCTCGGCCAGCCCCGCCTCGGCCAGGAACTCCCGGCCCCGCTCCAGTTCGTCCTCGTCGAACTCGGTGAGGACGACGCGGTCGGCGCCGCCGCGGAGGAACCACGACGCGGAGTAGCCGAAGCCGGAGCCGAACTCGAACACGGTTTCCGCGTCCGTCAGGCGGGCGAGGAGGGCGAGGACGGCGCCGGCGTCGGGGCCGATGTTCGGGAACCGGCGCTCGCGCGCGAACGCCGCCATCCGCTCCTGTACCTCGGTGTGCTCCGGGCCGGCGGCCCGGACGAACCGCGCCACGTCCTCGCTGATCGCCATGGTCGATGCAACCACCGGCGTGACCGTGAGCCTTCGGGTCTCGCCGGGGAAAACGATTCGTGGCTCCCGGGAAACGGCGGGGCATGGGCGGCACACGCGTCGAGGAGGTGACGACGAGCGAGGGCTGGGACCGCGCGGTCCCGGTGCTCCGTGAACTGTGGACCGACGCCGACGAGTCGTTCGTCCGCTCGTGGCGTGAGGAGGAGGGCTACCGCCTGTTCGGCCGCTACGACGGCGACGAACTGGTCGGCGTCGCCGGCGTCTCCGTCCGGCGGGTGGTCCACCACGAACGCCAGGCGTGGGTCCACGACCTCGTCGTGACGGGCCCCCGGCGCGGCGAGGGCCACGGCGCGGCGCTGCTGTCGTTCGTCGAGTCGTGGGCCCGCGAACGGGACTGCGAGCACGTGGTCCTGGCGAGCCTCCTCGACAACGAGGGGGCGATCGAGTTCTACGAGCGCGAGGGGATGGACCGCTGGGCGTACCTGTTCGAGACGGAACTCTGAGGCGTCGGGGCCGTCGGGACGGGCACGGCGGGTGACGCCCCCGGTGATCGGTCGTCGCGTTACAGCCCCGGGCTGACCAGGTAGCCGCCGATGGTCAGCAGAACCAGTCCGACGGCGCTGGCCGCCTTGAGGAACGCGTCAGCGTCGCGGGCGGCGGTCCGGACCTTGCCGACGCCGAGCGCGGACCGAACCTTGCTCGCCCCGACCTCGACGAGCGCGGTCATCACGAGCCAGAGCGTCAGCATCGTGAGCACGAGGTGGCCCTGGCCGGTGCCGAACAGCCGTTCGCTCCCGTAGACGGTGGCCGCCATGTGGCCGCCGGTGGCGACGAAGACGAGCGCGCCGAGGCGGGTGAGCGTCGTGAGCCCCGACGTGACCGACGCGAGCGCGTCGGCGCCGAGGTCGCCGTCGCCCGCGAGCGGGAGCACCTTCCAGGCCGCGAGCAGGACGGCGCCGACCCACGCGCCCGCGAACAGCGTGTGCAGGACGTACGCGACGGTGAGTGCAGTGGACACGTCGGCCACGTCGAATGGGGTCCGCATAAATCCCGGCAGGATGGGCCGGTCGTGGAGGTACTCGGACGGTCGCACGGGGTCCGAGCGCCGTCGCCCCGAGGTGGTCCACGCGAGCACGTGGAGGCTTTAAGGTCCGACGGGGCCACGCCCTACGTGATGTTCGACCCCGACGACCTGGAGGAAATCCGCTCGGAGAAGGAGCGGTGGGAGGAGGAGACCCGCGCGCCCACCGTCGAGCGGTTCGGGGAGCGCGAGGAGCGGTTCACCACCGACACGGGCGGCCAGGAAGTGAAGCCGCTGTACACGCCGGACGACGTGGCGGACCTCGACTACGGGGACGACCTCGGGTTCCCCGGCGAGGAGCCGTACACCCGCGGCGTCTACCCGACGATGCACCGCGGTCGGCTGTGGACGATGCGCCAGTACGCCGGGATGGGCACCGCGGCCGAGACGAACGAGCGCTTCCGCTACCTCATCGACGAGGGCTCCTCGGGGCTCTCGATGGCGTTCGACCTGCCGACCCAGATGGGCTACGACTCGGACGCCGACATGGCCGCCGGCGAGGTCGGCAAGTCCGGCGTCGCCATCGACTCGCTGGAGGACTTCGAGCGCGTCTTCGACGGCATCCCGCTGGACGAGGTGTCCACCTCGATGACCATCAACGCGCCCGCCTCCGTGCTGCTCGCGATGTACGTCGCGATGGGCGACCGGCAGGGCGTCGAACGGGCGGAGCTGCGCGGCACCGTCCAGAACGACATCATGAAGGAGTACATCGCGCGGAACCTCTACATCTACCCGCCCGAGGAGTCGATGCGACTCATCACCGACATCTTCGAGTTCTGCGCGGCCGAGACGCCGAAGTTCAACACCATCTCCATCTCCGGCTACCACATCCGGGAGGCCGGTTCGACGGCGGCCCAGGAGGTCGCGTTCACGCTCGGCAACGGCATCGAGTACGTGCAGGCGGCCGTCGACGCCGGCCTCGACGTCGACGAGTTCGCCCCGCAGCTCTCCTTCTTCTTCAACGCCCACAACAACGTCCTCGAGGAGGTCGCCAAGTTCCGGGCCGCCCGTCGGATGTGGGCGAAGATCATGGAGGAGCGCTTCGGCGCCGAGAACCCCAAGTCGAAACAGCTCAAGTTCCACACCCAGACCGCCGGCTCGATGCTGACGGCCCAGCAGATCGAGAACAACGTCGTCCGCGTCGGCTACCAGGCGCTCGCGGCGGTGCTCGGCGGCACCCAGAGCCTCCACACCAACGGGAAGGACGAGGCGCTCTCGCTCCCCACGGAGAAGTCCGTCCGGACGGCGCTGCGGACCCAGCAGATCCTCGCCCACGAGTCGGGCGCCGCGGACACCATCGACCCCCTCGCGGGGAGCTACTACGTCGAGAGCCTCACGGACGGCATCGAGGAGGAGGCGTTCGGGATCATCGACGAGGTCGACACCCGCGGCGGGATGCTGGAGGCGGTCGAGAGCCAGTGGGTCCAGCGGCAGATCCAGGACACCGCCTTCGAGCGCCAGCGCGAGATCGAGGAGGGCGAGCGGGTCATCGTCGGCGTCAACGAGTACCAGGTCGAGGAGGAGGCGCGGATCGACCTCGAGGAGGTCTCCGAGGAGGAGGAGCGGGCACAGGTCCAGCGCGTCCGGGACCTCCGCGCGTCCAGGGACTCGGAGGCGGTCGAGGACGCGCTGGCGGCGCTTCGGGACGTCGCCCGGGGCGACGGCAACGTGATGCCGGCCGTCGTGGACGCGGTGAAGGCGTACGCGACCGTCGGGGAGATCTGTAACGTGTTCCGCGACGAGTTCGGCGAGTACCAGCCTGGGAGCACCGTCTGAAGGGATCGGGGTTCGGGGGCCGTCCGGAACGGGTGGCTACCACGTCGTCACGGCTTACCGGCCCGCGGGACCGTGCCGGCGGGGGCGCTCGGACGCCCGGATTTTTCTCGCTCGCCCCCGGAGGTCAGGCATGCACCTCGATCACGTCGGCGTCGCCACCGACGACGCCGCGGCGCTCGCGGACCTGTTCACCGACCTGCTCGGCGCGAGCGTCGCCCACGAGGAGGAGTTCGACGGGATGGGCGTCGTCTTCCTCGAGACGGGCGACTCGTACCTCGAACTGCTCGAACCGCTCGAGGGGGAGGGAGCCATCGCGTGCTACCTGGAGGGGAACGGCCCCGGCATCCACCACCTCGCGTACGCCACCGAGGACGTCGAGGCCGCGCTCGGGCGGGCGCGTTCGATGGGCGTCGAACTCGTCGACGAGGAGCCCCGCGAGGGCGCCTGGGGCCACGAGGTCGCGTTCCTCCACCCGGGCTCGACCGGCGGCGTGCTCGTCGAGTTCGTCGGGCACTGAGGTCGCGGGACACCTGTCAGTCACGAGGGGTTTCTTTCAGGCCGACCTGGACCGACCCGAGGCGGAAGAGTAGTAAGGCCCCGGTCCACCTCCCTCGGTATGCGCGACTGGCTCGCCCATCGGGTCGCCGCCACGCCGGACGCGGAGGCGCTCGTCTCGGCGGCGACCGGGCGGACCTGGACGTACGCGGACCTGGACGAGGCGGCCGACGAGATGGCCCGGCGGCTGGCGGGGCTGGGCGTCGGCCCCGGGGACCACGTCGCGGTCGTCGTGAGCCCCCGGATCGAGTACGTCACGCTGGTCCACGCGACGATGCGGCTCGGTGCCCGACTCGTCCCGACGAGCCACGAACTCACGCCGGCCGAGCTCCGTCCCCGCCTCGACGCGGCTGACGCGACCGTGCTCGTCTGCGAGGCCGACACCGAGGGGACCGCGGTGGAGGCGACGGCCGCGACCGACGAGGGGGAGGCGGAGGAGACCGGCGAGGGAAGGGAAGCGAGGAACGACGAGGGGGAGGCGGCGGGGAACGGCGACGAAGGGTCGACGACCGCGGACGGGCAGGCGGGGACGGCGGGCGAGCCGACGGTCCCCGTCGTCTCGCTCGACGAGGCGGACGCCGACCGGGTGGCGCACCTGAAGGCCGCCGAGGGGGGAGAGATCGAGCCCTCGCCCTGGACGCGCGGCCAGCCGCTCCTCATGCTGTTCACCTCCGGGTCGACCGGCACGTCCAAGCTGGTCGTGCTCACGATGGGGAACGTCCTCGCCTCCGCGACCGCCTCCGCGTTCCGGCTGGGCGTGAACCCCGACGCCCGCTACATGGCGGCGCTCTCGTTCCACCACACCGGCGGCATCATGCCGCTGTACCGCGCGGCGCTGTACGGCACGGGCGTCGTCCTCCGGACCGGGTTCGACGCCGGCGGCGTCGCCGACGACGTCCGCGAGTACGACGTGACGGGCATCTCGCTGGTCCCGACGATGCTCCGCCGGATGCTGGACGCGCGGGGGACCCTCTCCGACTCGCTCCGCGTCGTGCTGCTCGGCGGCGCCCCCGCCTCGGAGGAACTGATCGAGCGCTGTCGCCACTACTCGATCCCGGTCCACCCGACGTACGGCATGACCGAGGCCGCCTCGGGAATCACCGTCGCCAGGCCCGGGGAGGCGTTCGACCGGGTCGGCACCGTCGGCAGACCCCTCCTCTGGACCGACGTCCGCGTCCGCGACGAGGACGGCGAGGAGCTCCCGCCCGGCGAGGTGGGCGAGTTCGTCGTCTCCGGGCCGTCGGTCACCCCCGGCTACTATCGAAACCGCGAGGCGAACGAGTCCGCGCTCGGGGCGGACGGGCTCGCCACCGGCGACAGGGGGTACCGCGACGAGGACGGCTACTGCTACGTCCTCAACCGGGCGGACGACCGCATCCTCACCGGCGGCGAGAACGTCGACCCCGGCGAGGTGCTCGCGGCGCTGCGCGAGCACCCGGAGGTCGCGGACGCGGCGGTCGTCGGCGTCCCCGACGAGGAGTGGGGCGAGCGCGTCGCCGCGCTCGTGGTTCCGGCGGGCGAGGGGGCGGAACGCGGCCCCGGCGACGGACCGGCCGAAACTCCGGACGACGCGCCGGATCGACTGGACGCGGAGGAGCTGCGGGCGTTCTGTCGCGAGCGGCTCGCGGACTTCAAGCTCCCTCGGGCGATCCGGTTCGCGGAGGGGCTCCCGCGGACGGATTCGGGGACGGTGCGGCGTCCGGAGGTGCGGGAGCGGCTCGCTGACGCGACCGGAACGGGCGACGAGGGGCCGGGCGACGAGGAGGAGGGCGGTGCGGGTGCCGACCGGGAGGACGCCGCCGGGCGGGGCGACGAGGGGGTCGACACGGACGCCGGGTGACCCGATAAACGTCGTTCCCCTCGTCGGGCGTTTCAGGACGGTTATGGGCGGCCGCGGCGAACGCCGGCCCATGCGTTCAGACCTCGACCTGCTCGACGAGTCGCTCGTCCCGGAGGACGCCCGCGAGGCCAAGCGGGAGGCCCGCGAGTTCGCGGCCGAGCACATCGCGCCCGTCGCGGAGGAGCACTTCCGCGAGGGCACCTACCCCTGGGATGTCCTGGAGGCCGGGCAGGAGGCCGGCCTCGTGGGGCAGGACGTCCCCGAGGAGTACGGCGGGCGGGGGCTCTCGCTCGTCGAACTGCTCGCCGTCGCCGAGGAGTTCTACCGCGCGGACGCCGGCATCGGGCTCACGCTGATGCTCGCCTCCTTCGGCAACGAACTCGTCTACGAGTACGGCACCGAGGAGCAGTGCGAGGAGTACGTCCGCCCCGTGGCCGAGGGAGAACAGCTCTCCGGGCTGGCGGTTTCGGAACCGGAGACCGGTTCGGACCTCGCGGGGATGACGACCGCGGCAGAGCGGGTCGAGGGCGGCTACGAACTCACCGGCGAGAAGTACTGGGTCGGCAACGCCGTCGAGGCCGACTGGCTCACCCTGTACGCGAAGACGGGCGACCGGGAGGACCGCTACGGCAACTACTCGCTGTTCATCGTCGAGACCGACCGCGACGGCTACGAGGCCGAGCACATCCCAGAGAAGATGGGGATGCGCGCGTCCAAGCAGGGCCACGTCGTCCTCGAGGACTGCTTCGTTCCCGAGGGGAACCTCGTGGGCGCGGAGGGCGGCGGCTTCTACGCGCTCGCGGACTTCTTCAACCACGGCCGGGTCGTCGTCGGCGGCCACGGCCTCGGCCTCGCCGCGGCGGCCATCGAGGAGGCCTGGGAGTTCGTCCACGGGCGGAACGCGTTCGGCCGGAACGTCTCCGACTTCCAGTCGGTCCAGCACGACCTCGCGAACGCGCGGACGGAGTTCGAGGCCGCGCGGTCGCTGACCTACCGCGCGGCCGGGAAGGTCGAGGCGAACGAGGACGCGGGGCTGTGGGCCGCGATGGCGAAGCTGAAGGCGACCGAGACGGCCGTCGACTGCGCCGAGCGCGGCATGCAGCTCCACGGCGGCCGCTCGGTGCTCGCGGACCGCCGCATCGCCCGCGTCTACCGCGA
Protein-coding regions in this window:
- a CDS encoding creatininase family protein, which codes for MQLAERTWPELGEYVAEESVAVVPLGSTEQHGPHLPLATDHLIAEALASEAADRAGFLRTPPVRIGVSEHHRQFHGTMWVDPGAFRDYVESLTRNLTYHGVDRVVYVNAHGGNVQHLREVGRRLRRDRTAYAIEWMWDESIPDLVFDSFAHNGPHGGPKETAMIQHIAPELVREGKLASARDGGVVDLSAAPTQQFGARTYYDSADNSPNGVFGDQTEATAEIGAELFEAATEQLVNLLEWLDGQPFEDLMPKPHVDPQPGSGRSTSR
- a CDS encoding acyl-CoA mutase large subunit family protein, translating into MFDPDDLEEIRSEKERWEEETRAPTVERFGEREERFTTDTGGQEVKPLYTPDDVADLDYGDDLGFPGEEPYTRGVYPTMHRGRLWTMRQYAGMGTAAETNERFRYLIDEGSSGLSMAFDLPTQMGYDSDADMAAGEVGKSGVAIDSLEDFERVFDGIPLDEVSTSMTINAPASVLLAMYVAMGDRQGVERAELRGTVQNDIMKEYIARNLYIYPPEESMRLITDIFEFCAAETPKFNTISISGYHIREAGSTAAQEVAFTLGNGIEYVQAAVDAGLDVDEFAPQLSFFFNAHNNVLEEVAKFRAARRMWAKIMEERFGAENPKSKQLKFHTQTAGSMLTAQQIENNVVRVGYQALAAVLGGTQSLHTNGKDEALSLPTEKSVRTALRTQQILAHESGAADTIDPLAGSYYVESLTDGIEEEAFGIIDEVDTRGGMLEAVESQWVQRQIQDTAFERQREIEEGERVIVGVNEYQVEEEARIDLEEVSEEEERAQVQRVRDLRASRDSEAVEDALAALRDVARGDGNVMPAVVDAVKAYATVGEICNVFRDEFGEYQPGSTV
- a CDS encoding transporter — its product is MSTALTVAYVLHTLFAGAWVGAVLLAAWKVLPLAGDGDLGADALASVTSGLTTLTRLGALVFVATGGHMAATVYGSERLFGTGQGHLVLTMLTLWLVMTALVEVGASKVRSALGVGKVRTAARDADAFLKAASAVGLVLLTIGGYLVSPGL
- a CDS encoding transcriptional regulator TbsP domain-containing protein; the encoded protein is MSARPLDATPSVAKTLVAEARDPLFVSPSPSLARAVALAVHSTDGSARLLLPPDHAGGLFGEFRAATAAADAVAEGRLAVRTDPDPGASLTLGEERIWVHVRTDNRLSSLSTEDAGAIAAFRETFDARWEHATTYAPDVPGRTALLESFGDRWPDAAGTLSAILEGEDPINEDGPFDAITACTLVGARHELFSIELGEWAREIGFSSRTEIARAKERLSKAGLVETKRVPAGVGRPRQQLSLAEEELASMDGAALVSAARDRLDVSRSPE
- a CDS encoding acyl-CoA dehydrogenase family protein — translated: MRSDLDLLDESLVPEDAREAKREAREFAAEHIAPVAEEHFREGTYPWDVLEAGQEAGLVGQDVPEEYGGRGLSLVELLAVAEEFYRADAGIGLTLMLASFGNELVYEYGTEEQCEEYVRPVAEGEQLSGLAVSEPETGSDLAGMTTAAERVEGGYELTGEKYWVGNAVEADWLTLYAKTGDREDRYGNYSLFIVETDRDGYEAEHIPEKMGMRASKQGHVVLEDCFVPEGNLVGAEGGGFYALADFFNHGRVVVGGHGLGLAAAAIEEAWEFVHGRNAFGRNVSDFQSVQHDLANARTEFEAARSLTYRAAGKVEANEDAGLWAAMAKLKATETAVDCAERGMQLHGGRSVLADRRIARVYRDVRIPVIYEGASEIQRNLVYRQSK
- a CDS encoding nascent polypeptide-associated complex protein, with product MFGGGGMNPRKMEQMMKQMGIDVTEIDAEEVVIRTADEDLVFSDAEVTRMDAQGQQTYQVVGSPETRGRGEGGDADADESAGDDEGAPEVPADDVEIVAQRAGVSTDDAREALEAENGDLAAAISRLE
- a CDS encoding GNAT family N-acetyltransferase yields the protein MGGTRVEEVTTSEGWDRAVPVLRELWTDADESFVRSWREEEGYRLFGRYDGDELVGVAGVSVRRVVHHERQAWVHDLVVTGPRRGEGHGAALLSFVESWARERDCEHVVLASLLDNEGAIEFYEREGMDRWAYLFETEL
- a CDS encoding methyltransferase domain-containing protein, whose product is MSDAAVLLVHTDSDREYLRAPGEELQTDLGVLTVPDDPAPGETIETHLGETFRVRSLRGPDLFAHFERTGAPMMPRDVGLVIGHTGAQSGDLVLDAGTGTGVLAAYLGRLGADVTTYERDPEFAEVARGNMALAGVGERVEVRTGDVVEELDGFAGGAFDLLTLDTGDAAAVVERAPDLLASGGYCAVYAPFVEDARRAEETAREAGLLDVETLETIQRELHVDERGTRPSTAGVGHTGYLTFGRND
- the mce gene encoding methylmalonyl-CoA epimerase — encoded protein: MHLDHVGVATDDAAALADLFTDLLGASVAHEEEFDGMGVVFLETGDSYLELLEPLEGEGAIACYLEGNGPGIHHLAYATEDVEAALGRARSMGVELVDEEPREGAWGHEVAFLHPGSTGGVLVEFVGH
- a CDS encoding class I adenylate-forming enzyme family protein, giving the protein MRDWLAHRVAATPDAEALVSAATGRTWTYADLDEAADEMARRLAGLGVGPGDHVAVVVSPRIEYVTLVHATMRLGARLVPTSHELTPAELRPRLDAADATVLVCEADTEGTAVEATAATDEGEAEETGEGREARNDEGEAAGNGDEGSTTADGQAGTAGEPTVPVVSLDEADADRVAHLKAAEGGEIEPSPWTRGQPLLMLFTSGSTGTSKLVVLTMGNVLASATASAFRLGVNPDARYMAALSFHHTGGIMPLYRAALYGTGVVLRTGFDAGGVADDVREYDVTGISLVPTMLRRMLDARGTLSDSLRVVLLGGAPASEELIERCRHYSIPVHPTYGMTEAASGITVARPGEAFDRVGTVGRPLLWTDVRVRDEDGEELPPGEVGEFVVSGPSVTPGYYRNREANESALGADGLATGDRGYRDEDGYCYVLNRADDRILTGGENVDPGEVLAALREHPEVADAAVVGVPDEEWGERVAALVVPAGEGAERGPGDGPAETPDDAPDRLDAEELRAFCRERLADFKLPRAIRFAEGLPRTDSGTVRRPEVRERLADATGTGDEGPGDEEEGGAGADREDAAGRGDEGVDTDAG
- a CDS encoding O-methyltransferase: MAISEDVARFVRAAGPEHTEVQERMAAFARERRFPNIGPDAGAVLALLARLTDAETVFEFGSGFGYSASWFLRGGADRVVLTEFDEDELERGREFLAEAGLAERCRFERGDALEAVERYDGPFDVVLVDHQKERYEEAFEAAAPKLADGGVVVADNVMYGPVDFDALLAHLEGEPHAIDVDDEDSRGIACYLDAVCGASEYETVVLPVGSGLAVTTKVTE